Genomic segment of Pseudomonas sp. CCI4.2:
AGGATTTGTGCCAGCACAACATCCTCGGTGAAGTCACCTTGAATAAAGGTCACATCCGGGATGCTGTCCATCTCTAGAATGTCCGAAGCGATCAAACGCCCCTGACCACCGATCAGACGACTGGTGACTTGCGACCAACCACCAGGCGCAGCACCGAGGTCGATTACGGTCATTCCCGGACGGATCAGTCGGTCCTTCTCCTGGATCTCTAGCAGCTTGTAACTGGCGCGCGAACGGTAGCCATCTTTTTGCGCCATTTTGACGTAATGGTCATCGAAGTGTTCTCTCAACCAGTTATGGCTTGTTTTGGAACGGGCCACGGGCCACCTCAAAAAATAAACGAGTCGTGATTAACTGGGCGGTCCCGGACTCGCTCGGGTAAACTGGCCGCCGCTTTTTACAAGATCAGACGCAGGGGTCAGATTATGCCGCTCACTCAAGAGCAGAAGAAACAGTACAAATCTATTGGTCACCATCTGAAACCGGTATTGACTGTGGCTGACAATGGTTTGACTGAAGGTGTTGTAGCCGAACTAGAACGCGCATTGAGCGATCACGAGCTGATTAAAATCAAGCTCAACATCCTCGACCGCGAAAGCCGCCTGGCGCTCATTGCAGAGTTATGCAAAGTCGGCAAGGCAGACCTAGTACAAATCATCGGTAAAATGGCGTTGATTTATCGCAAGAACGCCAAGGTAAACAAGCTACTGTCCAACGTACACCGCGCCGTATAACTGTATAAGAGGTCAAGGGCGTGCATTGTGCGCCCTGCCACTTTCACCCGGTATCGGCTGAATAACCAGCAGTAGACCGGACAACGCTAACACCAGGTAACTCAACAATTGCCAACGCACAGCGTCCGGCAACCATCGATACAGCACGTAATGGCTGGCTGAAGCCAAGGTCGCAATCACCAACAATTGCCCGCGCACATCAAGCCAAAGACTTGACAGGCGCTCGACCTGTACCAGCACAATCATCTGCAACGCCGCGCAAAAAGCCGCGAAACCCACCAGCAACGCTCCCGACAGATTTGCAACCTCATCAATCAGTAACGGCGCCAGCCCTGCCTGATCAAGCACCGTCAACATCGCTAGATGCAGCAGTACAAGACCGCCCACCCAGAGCGTTTGAGCGACTTGCCAGATGATTGCGCCCGCACGTAGCGGGCGACCGCGGTTAAAGGTGACTGACTTCGACAATCTCGTACTCAATCACGCCACCCGGCGTCTTGACGATGACCACATCACCCTCCTCCTTGGCAATCAAGGCGCGAGCAATAGGCGAGCCCACCGAGAGCTTGCCCTGTTTGATATCAGCTTCGTCTTCGCCGACGATCTGATAGCGCACACGCTCGTCAGTTTCTACGTTTGCAATTTCTACGGTCGTGCCGAAGATCACCTTGCCGGTGTGGGCAATGGTTTTCACATCGATGACGACTGCGTTCTGCAGACGACCTTCGATATCACGAACACGTGCTTCAACCATGCCCTGCTGCTCACGAGCGGCATGGTACTCAGCGTTTTCCTTGAGGTCGCCCAGCTCTCGAGCAGTGCCGATGTCCTGGCTAAGCTTGGGACGAATCACCTTGGTCAGGTGATGTAATTCCTCTTCGAGAGCGCGCGCGCCCTCGACGGTCATTGGGTATTTAGTCATACGTTCAATCCTGCATGTAGATCCTGCAAGCGACGCACGGTCTTCTCTGGACCGAACTTGAGCGCTTCACAGATAGCCTCGCCCGCAGCGATGGTCGTCGTGCAGTAAATCTTGTGCTGCAAGGCGTTTCGACGAATGGAGTAAGAATCAGCGATCGATTGACGGCCTTCAGTGGTGTTGATGATCAGCGTGACTTCGTCATTTTTGATCATGTCGACAATGTGCGGACGACCTTCGGTCACCTTGTTCACACGGCGCACTTCCAAACCTGCCGCCTCGATGACTTTAGCCGTGCCCGCGGTTGCAACGATTTTGAAGCCGAGCTTGATCAGGTCGCGTGCGACGCCGGCCACCAAAGGCTTGTCGTCGTCACGGACGCTGATAAACGCAGTACCGCCGACCGGCAATACTTCACTGGCGCCCATTTGGGCCTTGGCAAATGCTTCGCCAAAGGTGTCGCCCACGCCCATCACTTCGCCGGTAGACTTCATCTCTGGGCCAAGGATAGGGTCAACGCCGGGGAACTTGGCGAAAGGGAAAACGGCTTCTTTCACGCTATAGAAGTTCGGAATGATTTCTTTGGTGAAACCAATTTCCTTCAACGTCTTACCAGCCATGACCCGTGCAGCGATCATTGCCAGCGAAACGCCGATGCACTTCGATACGAACGGCACGGTACGCGACGCGCGCGGGTTGACTTCGATGACGTAGATGTCTTCGCCTTGCAGCGCCAACTGTACGTTCATCAAACCGACCACACCCAGTTCGAGGGCCATTTTCTTGACCTGCTCACGCATCTCGTCCTGGATATGCGCAGGCAGCGAGTACGGAGGCAGTGAGCAGGCGGAGTCACCGGAGTGAACGCCGGCTTGTTCGATGTGCTGCATGATGGCGCCGATCACAACATCGGTACCATCGCAAACTGCATCGACATCCATTTCGATGGCGCAGTTGAGGAAGTGGTCCAGCAGCACAGGGCTGTCGTTGGACACGCTTACTGCATCGCGAAGGTAACGTTTCAATTCGTCTTCTTCGTAGACGATTTCCATCGCTCGGCCGCCCAATACGTAGGACGGACGCACGACGAGCGGGTAACCAATCTTGCCGGCGGCACGAATCGCTTCTTCTTCGCTGCGCACAGTCGCGTTTGGCGGCTGACGAAGGTTCAGGCGCTCGACCATTTGTTGGAAGCGTTCACGATCTTCCGCACGGTCGATGGCGTCAGGGCTGGTGCCGATGATCGGCACGCCCGCTTCTTCCAACGCACGGGCCAGCTTCAATGGGGTCTGACCACCGTACTGGACGATAACGCCTTTAGGCTTCTCGACGCGGACGATTTCCAGCACGTCTTCCAGGGTGACAGGCTCGAAGTACAGACGGTCCGAGGTGTCGAAGTCAGTGGACACAGTTTCCGGGTTGCAGTTGACCATGATGGTCTCGTACCCGTCTTCGCGCAGTGCCAGTGCCGCGTGGACACAGCAATAATCGAATTCGATGCCTTGACCGATACGGTTAGGACCGCCGCCCAAAATCATGATCTTGTCGCGGGTCGAAGGATTGGCTTCGCACTCTTCCTCGTAGGTCGAGTACAGGTAAGCAGTGTCTGTCGCGAACTCGGCCGCGCAGGTGTCAACGCGCTTGTAGACCGGGAAGATCTCGAGCTTGTGACGATGACGCCGCAGGTTTTTCTCAGTAACACCCAGCAGCGTGGCCAGACGACCGTCAGAGAAACCTTTGCGCTTGAGGCGGAACATCAGGTCACGATCAATCGTCGCCAGACCCAAGGTTTTGATTTTGGCTTCTTCTTTGATCAAGTCTTCGATCTGCACCAGGAACCAGCGATCGATCATGTTCATGCTGTAGATCTGGTCAACCGTCATACCGGCACGGAAGGCGTCTGCCACATACCAGATGCGCTCGGCGCCCGGCACGGTGAGTTCGCGCTTGAGCACGGTCATGCTTTCCGGGTTGGTCAGGTCCAGCTTAGGGTCCAGACCGTTGACGCCCACTTCCAGACCGCGCAAGGCTTTCTGCAGGGACTCCTGGAAGGTCCGGCCGATGGCCATGACTTCGCCGACCGACTTCATTTGCGTGGTCAGACGAGCGTCAGCCTTCGGAAACTTCTCGAAGGCAAAGCGTGGCAACTTGGTGACGACGTAATCAATCGATGGCTCGAACGATGCCGGGGTCTTGCCACCGGTGATTTCGTTCTGCAATTCGTCGAGGGTGTAACCGATGGCTAGCTTGGCTGCGACCCGAGCAATCGGGAAGCCGGTGGCTTTGGAGGCCAGGGCCGAGGAGCGAGAAACCCGCGGGTTCATCTCGATCACAACCATACGACCAGTGTCAGGGCAGATGCCGAACTGGACGTTGGAGCCGCCGGTTTCAACGCCGATTTCACGCAGTACCGCCAACGAGGCGTTACGCATGATCTGGTATTCCTTGTCGGTCAGCGTTTGAGCTGGCGCAACAGTGATGGAGTCGCCGGTGTGGACGCCCATCGGGTCAAAGTTTTCGATGGAGCAGACGATGATGCAGTTGTCCTTTTTGTCGCGGACCACTTCCATCTCGTACTCTTTCCAGCCAATCAGCGACTCATCGATCAGCAGCTCTTTGGTCGGTGACAGGTCGAGACCGCGTGTACAGATTTCTTCGAACTCTTCGCGGTTGTACGCGATACCGCCACCGGTGCCGCCCATGGTGAACGATGGGCGGATGATGCAGGGGAAGCCCAGCTTCTCCAGCACAACGTACGCTTCTTCAAGGGTATGGGCGATGCCGGAACGCGGGCAGTCGAGGCCGATGGACTTCATCGCCTTGTCGAAGCGCGAACGGTCTTCAGCTTTGTCGATGGTGTCGGCGTTGGCGCCGATCATCTCAACACCGAACTTCTCCAGAACGCCTTCGCGCTCCAGGTCCAGTGCGCAGTTCAATGCCGTCTGGCCGCCCATGGTTGGCAGCAGAGCGTCTGGACGCTCTTTCTCGATGATCTTGGCAACCGTCTGCCACTTGATCGGCTCGATGTAGGTCGCGTCGGCCATCGACGGGTCGGTCATGATGGTGGCTGGGTTGGAGTTCACCAGAACCACGCGATAACCCTCTTCGCGCAGGGCTTTGCAGGCCTGGGCGCCGGAGTAGTCGAATTCACAGGCCTGGCCGATCACGATGGGACCGGCGCCGAGAATCAGGATGGTTTTTATATCTGTACGTTTTGGCATGGGGTTGTCACTCAAATCCTTGGGTCAGTCGGCAAGCCGTCTTGAACATTTGTCTCAGGGCGTTGGGCGGATCAGCCAGACACTTTCGTCTGGGCTCAGCCCAACCCTCTGCGTGCTAAATCTCAAGTCAGCCGGTTAGCGCCGCTTGGCCATAGCGTCGATAAAGCGATCAAACAGGGGTGCAACGTCGGTAGGTCCCGGGCTCGCTTCAGGGTGACCCTGGAAGCTGAACGCGGACTTGTCGGTACGCTCGATGCCTTGCAAGGTGCCATCGAACAGCGACTTGTGAGTAACGCGGACGTTGCTCGGCAAGGTGCTTTCGTCGACGGTAAAACCGTGGTTCTGGCTGGTGATCATGACGACACCGGTGTCCAAATCCTGGACCGGGTGGTTCGCGCCGTGGTGGCCGTGATCCATTTTCAGGGTCTTGGCGCCGGAAGCGAGTGCCAGCAACTGGTGACCCAGGCAGATACCGAAGATCGGCGTCTCGGTTTCCAGCAGCTCCTGGATAGCCTTGATCGCGTAATCGCACGGCTCAGGATCGCCAGGTCCGTTGGACAGGAAGATCCCGTCGGGACTGAGCGCCAACACGTCGCTGGCCGGGGTTTGCGCCGGGACCACCGTGACGCGGCAACCACGATCAACCAACATACGTAGAATGTTCAGCTTGATGCCGTAGTCAAACGCCACTACGTGGTAAGGCAGATCAGCGGCAGCGATCTCTGGGTGGCTGTCAGTCGCCAGATTCCAGACCCCCGAACGCCACTCGTAGCTTTCTTTAACGCTGACCACTTTCGCCAGATCCATGCCTTTCAGGCCTGGGAAGCCGCGTGCGGCTTCGATCGCAGCCTCTTCGGAAATGTTGTCGCCAGCCATGATGCAGCCGTTTTGTGCGCCTTTCTCACGCAGGATGCGGGTCAGGCGACGGGTGTCGATACCGGCAATCGCCACCACGTTATTGGATTTCAGGTAGTCATCCAGGGACATCGTGTTGCGCCAGTTGCTCGCTACCAGCGGCAAATCGCGGATAACCAACCCGGCCGACCAAACGCGGTCAGACTCGGCATCTTCCGGCGTCGTACCGGTGTTGCCGATGTGCGGGTAAGTCAGGGTAACAATCTGTTGGGCATAGGAAGGATCGGTAAGAATTTCCTGATAACCGGTCATTGCGGTGTTAAACACCACCTCACCAACGGTTTGACCGTCGGCTCCAATGGCTTCGCCGCGAAAAATGCTGCCATCAGCAAGGGCGAGTATGGCTGGCTTAGTCAAGAAGACCTCCCGGTAAATAAAGCCTGAAAGGGCGTTCGCAGGTTGTAAAAAAGCGGAATGACGTAGACACGTCACCCCGCTTCTTCTCGAATTATCTGCGCTTTTAGTGGACACACTAAAGCTGTAGGTTACAGAAAAGAGGTGTTTTGGTCTACCGCCAATGAGTCTGAAAGACAGGGGAATACGACGGAACAGCGCTAGGCGGGTAAAAACGGGGCCAAAACCCATGAAAAACACCGGCCAAACTTTCTGTGAGCCGGCAGAAATCTTTATGTGGGGGCGAACTTGTTCGCAAATCTAACGAGTCGGTTCAACTGCAACACCGCGCCGCTGCTTTCGCGAACAAGTTCGCTCCCACCAGATTTTCGCTGCTTCAAGAATAATTAACGCAGATCCAGTACGTCTTGCATGTCATACAGACCAGGCGGTTGATCGTTGAGCCACAGGGCGGCCCGGACGGCGCCCTTGGCAAAGGTCATGCGACTCGACGCCTTGTGCGTGATTTCCACGCGCTCTCCGTCTGCCGCGAACAACACCGTGTGATCACCTACGATGTCGCCGGCGCGAATGGTCGCAAAGCCAATGCTTTGGCGATCACGCGCACCGGTCTGGCCTTCACGACCATAAACCGCAACCTTCTCTAAGTCTCGACCCAACGCACTGGCGATGACTTCACCCATGCGCAGCGCGGTACCTGAAGGGGCATCGACCTTGTGCCGGTGATGCGCCTCGATGATTTCGATATCAACATCATCACCCAGCACTCGAGCAGCCGTATCCAGGAGTTTCAGGCACAAATTGACGCCGACGCTGAAGTTGGCGGCAAATACGATGGGGATATCCTTCCCCGCCTCAGCCAGACGCTGCTTCTCTTCCAGCGTGAATCCGGTGGTGCCGATGACCATGGCTTTGCCTGCCTTGCGGCAAAACGCCAGGTTTTTCAGGGTCACCGACGGGTGGGTAAAGTCGATCAGCACATCGAACTCGTCAGCCACTTTGGTTAAATCACCCGATAACTGAACACCGATCCGACCCAACGCGGCCAGTTCACCTGCGTCCGCGCCCACCAACGAGCTGTCTGGACGGTCGACCGCCGCCGTCAAACCTGCGCCAGGCGCTTGCTGAACGGCTTCAATCAGGGTTTTACCCATGCGCCCAGCGGCGCCCATAACTGCAATACGTCGCATGCCCAACCCTCTTGGTAGCCCTTACAAATCGCCGAAGAAACGCTTAACACCTTCAAACCAGCCACTGGCTTTAGGTGAATGCGAACTATCGCCCTCAAGGGTTGCACGGAACTCTTCGAGCAACTCACGCTGACGTCGGCCCAGGTTGACCGGGGTTTCGACTGCAACACGGCACATCAAGTCGCCTGCGCCGCCGCCACGTACCGGGGCTACACCTTTGCCTTTCAAGCGGAACTGTTTACCGGTCTGCGTACCTTCCGGGATTTTCAGTTTGACCCGACCGTCCAGCGTCGGCACTTCCAACTCACCGCCCAATGCGGCATCGGCGAAGCTGATAGGCACTTCACAGAACAGATGCTTGCCGTCACGCTGGAAGATCGCGTGTTCGCGCACATTGATTACAACGTACAGATCACCGGTTGGCCCGCCTTGGGTGCCGGCCTCACCTTCACCCGACAGACGAATGCGATCGCCGGTATCCACGCCAGGCGGCACTTTCACCGACAGTGTTTTGTATTCTTCAACTCGGCCTTCGCCTTTGCACGACTCGCACGGGTCGGAAATGATCTTGCCGTGCCCGTGGCAACGCGGGCAGGTTTGCTGCACAGAGAAGAAACCCTGCTGCATGCGCACCTGGCCAATACCACCGCACGTCGGGCACGTAATCGGCGCGGAACCTTTTTTGGCTCCCGAACCGTCGCACGGCTTGCAGTTGACCAAGGTAGGTACGCGAATGCTGACGGTAGTACCGCGCACTGCCTCTTCGAGGTTCAGCTCGAGGGTGTAGCGCAAGTCGCTGCCACGCTGAGCGCCACCACGCGCGCCGCCACGGCCACCGCCGAAGAAGTCACTGAATACGTCGCCGAAGATATCGGAGAAGTTTGCACCGCCAGCACCGAAACCGGCACCGCCGCCCGACTCAACACCCGCATGACCATACTGATCGTAAGCCGCGCGCTTGCTGGTATCGGAAAGCACTTCGTAGGCCTCATTGGCCTCTTTGAACATGTCTTCGGACGCTTTGTCGTCGGGGTTGCGGTCTGGGTGGTGTTTCATCGCGAGACGGCGATAAGCCTTTTTCAGGTCCGCTTCACTGGAGCCGCGCTCCACACCCAATATCTCGTAATAGTCACGCTTTGCCATAAGTCTTCCGCACTCTAGAGGACGTCCGGCAAAACCCTCCTGAGTTTTGCCAAACTCGTTGAGCCCGATACTGACCCGGACCCAACTCACGTCGATTCAACCACCCTGGCTTTTCGCACAACGGCCAGCCGGCCGGCCGCACGCGTCTACCGAGGGAAAAAGGACAACATAGGTCAGCCACAGGAGCGTCTGACTTTGCCGCATGGCTTTCGGGTCAAACCCGCCAGCCTGAAAAAATCGTCTATTCCAGACACGCCAACGCGGGAGCAAGCTCCCGCGCGGCGACATCCTACCAGTGACCGCCTGACTGCGGTCAACTGGCTTTCAAGTAGGCTTGCGCTTACTTGTGGTCTTTCACTTCTTCGAACTCTGCATCAACGACGTCGTCGGCTTTTGCAGGCTCTTCAGCGTGAGCGTCGCCCGCGCCTTGCGGCTTCGCGGCTTCTTCGGCGTACATTTTCTGAGCAACCGGAGCCGTCAACTTGGACAACTCTTCAACCTTGGCTTCGATGGTCGCTTTGTCGTCGCCTTTAACGGCAGCTTCCAGAGCAGTCAGCGCAGCTTCGATGGCGGTTTTTTCTTCCGCAGTTACTTTCTCGCCAGCATCGACGATCATTTTACGAGTCGAGTGGACCAGTGCATCACCTTGGTTGCGGGCAGCGGCCAGCTCAACGAACTTGTTGTCTTCTTCAGCGTGGGCTTCAGCATCACGCACCATCTGTTGAATTTCTTCTTCAGACAGACCGGAGTTGGCCTTGATGATGATCGACTGGGTTTTGCCCGTTGCCTTGTCTTTGGCGCCTACGTGCAAGATACCGTTGGCATCGATGTCGAAGGTCACTTCGATCTGAGGCACGCCGCGTGGAGCTGGCGGAATGTCGGCCAAGTCGAACTTGCCCAGCGATTTGTTCTGCGCCGCTTGCTTACGCTCGCCCTGCAGAACGTGAATGGTCACTGCGCCTTGGTTGTCATCGGCAGTCGAGAACACTTGGGATTTCTTGGTAGGAATCGTGGTGTTTTTCTCGATCAGCGCAGTCAACACGCCGCCCATGGTTTCGATACCGAGGGTCAGCGGACTAACGTCCAGCAGCAATACGTCTTTAACGTCGCCAGACAATACCGCGCCTTGGATAGCAGCACCCATTGCAACCGCTTCGTCCGGGTTAACGTCTTTACGCGCTTCTTTGCTGAAGAACTCAGTCACCAGCTTCTGCACTAGCGGCATACGTGTCTGGCCACCGACCAGGATCACGTCGTCGATTTTGCCGACTTCGATGCCCGAGTCTTTCAGCGCGATACGGCAAGGCTCGATCGTGCGCTTAACCAGGTCTTCAACCAGTGCTTCCAACTTGGCGCGAGAGATTTTCACGTTCAAGTGCTTAGGACCGGTTGCGTCTGCAGTGATGTACGGCAGGTTAACGTCGGTCTGCAGGCTGGAAGACAGCTCGATTTTGGCTTTTTCAGCAGCTTCTTTCAGGCGCTGCATAGCCAGCGGATCACCCTTAAGGTTCATGCCGCTTTCTTTCTTGAATTCGTCAACGAGGTAGTCGATCAAACGAATGTCGAAGTCTTCACCACCCAGGAACGTATCGCCGTTGGTGGCCAATACTTCGAACTGGTGCTCGCCATCAACTTCAGCAATTTCGATAACCGAAACGTCGAATGTACCGCCGCCCAAGTCATAAACGATGACGGTGTGATCGCCCTTCGCTTTGTCCATGCCGTAAGCCAGAGCGGCTGCGGTTGGTTCGTTGATGATGCGCTTAACGTCCAGACCCGCAATACGGCCGGCATCTTTAGTCGCCTGACGCTGGCTGTCGTTGAAGTAAGCCGGCACGGTAATAACCGCTTCAGTCACCGCTTCGCCCAAGTAGTCTTCGGCGGTTTTCTTCATCTTCTTCAGAATTTCAGCCGAAATCTGAGGAGGCGACATTTTTTGACCGTTCACTTCGACCCAAGCATCGCCGTTATCAGCTTTGACGATCTTGTACGGGACCATTTGAATGTCTTTTTGCACAACTTCTTCGTCGAAGCGGCGACCGATCAAACGCTTTACTGCATACAACGTGTTGTGCGGATTGGTCACTGCCTGACGCTTGGCGGATTGGCCAACCAGAATTTCGCCATCGTTTGCATAAGCCACGATAGAAGGCGTGGTGCGCGCGCCTTCGGCGTTTTCAATAACTTTAACATTGCCGTTTTCGAGAATGGAAACACACGAGTTGGTGGTCCCCAGGTCGATACCGATGATTCTGCCCATGTTTACTTTCTCCTGAAACTTGGATTTGGTTGCCGCAACTGCGTTTACAAATTGCGGTAGCACTTAAACGCATGACTTCTAAATGGGGGCCTGATGGCTGATTTCAAGCCTGTTCATCAATCGATGGCCTTACCGGCGCAACAGGCTTACTAACCACGACCATGGCCGGACGCAGCAGGCGACCGTTGAGCTGATAACCCTTTTGAAACACCTTGAGCACACTATTAGGTTCGACCTCTGCACTTTCCTGCATGGCCATCGCCTGATGGTGTTCAGCGTTGAACGGTTCGCCGTGTGGATCAATAGACTCCAACTGATAACGCTTCAGGGTGTCCTGGAACATTTTCAGCGTCATCTCAATACCTTCGCGCATCGGACGGATGCTTTCATCGTCCGGGCTGGACAAGTCCAGACCACGCTCCAGGCTATCGATGATCGGTAACAGATCGCCTGCGAATTTTTCCAGGGCGAACTTGTGAGCCTTTTCTACATCCTGCTCGGCACGACGGCGGACATTCTGCAGATCCGCAGCAACTCGCAGGGATTGGTCCTGCGCGGCAGCCAGCTGCTCTTCAAGCCCT
This window contains:
- the dnaJ gene encoding molecular chaperone DnaJ, which gives rise to MAKRDYYEILGVERGSSEADLKKAYRRLAMKHHPDRNPDDKASEDMFKEANEAYEVLSDTSKRAAYDQYGHAGVESGGGAGFGAGGANFSDIFGDVFSDFFGGGRGGARGGAQRGSDLRYTLELNLEEAVRGTTVSIRVPTLVNCKPCDGSGAKKGSAPITCPTCGGIGQVRMQQGFFSVQQTCPRCHGHGKIISDPCESCKGEGRVEEYKTLSVKVPPGVDTGDRIRLSGEGEAGTQGGPTGDLYVVINVREHAIFQRDGKHLFCEVPISFADAALGGELEVPTLDGRVKLKIPEGTQTGKQFRLKGKGVAPVRGGGAGDLMCRVAVETPVNLGRRQRELLEEFRATLEGDSSHSPKASGWFEGVKRFFGDL
- a CDS encoding MFS transporter translates to MIWQVAQTLWVGGLVLLHLAMLTVLDQAGLAPLLIDEVANLSGALLVGFAAFCAALQMIVLVQVERLSSLWLDVRGQLLVIATLASASHYVLYRWLPDAVRWQLLSYLVLALSGLLLVIQPIPGESGRAHNARP
- the dapB gene encoding 4-hydroxy-tetrahydrodipicolinate reductase, coding for MRRIAVMGAAGRMGKTLIEAVQQAPGAGLTAAVDRPDSSLVGADAGELAALGRIGVQLSGDLTKVADEFDVLIDFTHPSVTLKNLAFCRKAGKAMVIGTTGFTLEEKQRLAEAGKDIPIVFAANFSVGVNLCLKLLDTAARVLGDDVDIEIIEAHHRHKVDAPSGTALRMGEVIASALGRDLEKVAVYGREGQTGARDRQSIGFATIRAGDIVGDHTVLFAADGERVEITHKASSRMTFAKGAVRAALWLNDQPPGLYDMQDVLDLR
- the carB gene encoding carbamoyl-phosphate synthase large subunit, giving the protein MPKRTDIKTILILGAGPIVIGQACEFDYSGAQACKALREEGYRVVLVNSNPATIMTDPSMADATYIEPIKWQTVAKIIEKERPDALLPTMGGQTALNCALDLEREGVLEKFGVEMIGANADTIDKAEDRSRFDKAMKSIGLDCPRSGIAHTLEEAYVVLEKLGFPCIIRPSFTMGGTGGGIAYNREEFEEICTRGLDLSPTKELLIDESLIGWKEYEMEVVRDKKDNCIIVCSIENFDPMGVHTGDSITVAPAQTLTDKEYQIMRNASLAVLREIGVETGGSNVQFGICPDTGRMVVIEMNPRVSRSSALASKATGFPIARVAAKLAIGYTLDELQNEITGGKTPASFEPSIDYVVTKLPRFAFEKFPKADARLTTQMKSVGEVMAIGRTFQESLQKALRGLEVGVNGLDPKLDLTNPESMTVLKRELTVPGAERIWYVADAFRAGMTVDQIYSMNMIDRWFLVQIEDLIKEEAKIKTLGLATIDRDLMFRLKRKGFSDGRLATLLGVTEKNLRRHRHKLEIFPVYKRVDTCAAEFATDTAYLYSTYEEECEANPSTRDKIMILGGGPNRIGQGIEFDYCCVHAALALREDGYETIMVNCNPETVSTDFDTSDRLYFEPVTLEDVLEIVRVEKPKGVIVQYGGQTPLKLARALEEAGVPIIGTSPDAIDRAEDRERFQQMVERLNLRQPPNATVRSEEEAIRAAGKIGYPLVVRPSYVLGGRAMEIVYEEDELKRYLRDAVSVSNDSPVLLDHFLNCAIEMDVDAVCDGTDVVIGAIMQHIEQAGVHSGDSACSLPPYSLPAHIQDEMREQVKKMALELGVVGLMNVQLALQGEDIYVIEVNPRASRTVPFVSKCIGVSLAMIAARVMAGKTLKEIGFTKEIIPNFYSVKEAVFPFAKFPGVDPILGPEMKSTGEVMGVGDTFGEAFAKAQMGASEVLPVGGTAFISVRDDDKPLVAGVARDLIKLGFKIVATAGTAKVIEAAGLEVRRVNKVTEGRPHIVDMIKNDEVTLIINTTEGRQSIADSYSIRRNALQHKIYCTTTIAAGEAICEALKFGPEKTVRRLQDLHAGLNV
- the grpE gene encoding nucleotide exchange factor GrpE: MADEQNLDTQTQDQTAEAVSGDDMLARVQGLEEQLAAAQDQSLRVAADLQNVRRRAEQDVEKAHKFALEKFAGDLLPIIDSLERGLDLSSPDDESIRPMREGIEMTLKMFQDTLKRYQLESIDPHGEPFNAEHHQAMAMQESAEVEPNSVLKVFQKGYQLNGRLLRPAMVVVSKPVAPVRPSIDEQA
- the dnaK gene encoding molecular chaperone DnaK, with protein sequence MGRIIGIDLGTTNSCVSILENGNVKVIENAEGARTTPSIVAYANDGEILVGQSAKRQAVTNPHNTLYAVKRLIGRRFDEEVVQKDIQMVPYKIVKADNGDAWVEVNGQKMSPPQISAEILKKMKKTAEDYLGEAVTEAVITVPAYFNDSQRQATKDAGRIAGLDVKRIINEPTAAALAYGMDKAKGDHTVIVYDLGGGTFDVSVIEIAEVDGEHQFEVLATNGDTFLGGEDFDIRLIDYLVDEFKKESGMNLKGDPLAMQRLKEAAEKAKIELSSSLQTDVNLPYITADATGPKHLNVKISRAKLEALVEDLVKRTIEPCRIALKDSGIEVGKIDDVILVGGQTRMPLVQKLVTEFFSKEARKDVNPDEAVAMGAAIQGAVLSGDVKDVLLLDVSPLTLGIETMGGVLTALIEKNTTIPTKKSQVFSTADDNQGAVTIHVLQGERKQAAQNKSLGKFDLADIPPAPRGVPQIEVTFDIDANGILHVGAKDKATGKTQSIIIKANSGLSEEEIQQMVRDAEAHAEEDNKFVELAAARNQGDALVHSTRKMIVDAGEKVTAEEKTAIEAALTALEAAVKGDDKATIEAKVEELSKLTAPVAQKMYAEEAAKPQGAGDAHAEEPAKADDVVDAEFEEVKDHK
- the carA gene encoding glutamine-hydrolyzing carbamoyl-phosphate synthase small subunit, producing MTKPAILALADGSIFRGEAIGADGQTVGEVVFNTAMTGYQEILTDPSYAQQIVTLTYPHIGNTGTTPEDAESDRVWSAGLVIRDLPLVASNWRNTMSLDDYLKSNNVVAIAGIDTRRLTRILREKGAQNGCIMAGDNISEEAAIEAARGFPGLKGMDLAKVVSVKESYEWRSGVWNLATDSHPEIAAADLPYHVVAFDYGIKLNILRMLVDRGCRVTVVPAQTPASDVLALSPDGIFLSNGPGDPEPCDYAIKAIQELLETETPIFGICLGHQLLALASGAKTLKMDHGHHGANHPVQDLDTGVVMITSQNHGFTVDESTLPSNVRVTHKSLFDGTLQGIERTDKSAFSFQGHPEASPGPTDVAPLFDRFIDAMAKRR
- a CDS encoding YhbY family RNA-binding protein, whose translation is MPLTQEQKKQYKSIGHHLKPVLTVADNGLTEGVVAELERALSDHELIKIKLNILDRESRLALIAELCKVGKADLVQIIGKMALIYRKNAKVNKLLSNVHRAV
- the greA gene encoding transcription elongation factor GreA, whose product is MTKYPMTVEGARALEEELHHLTKVIRPKLSQDIGTARELGDLKENAEYHAAREQQGMVEARVRDIEGRLQNAVVIDVKTIAHTGKVIFGTTVEIANVETDERVRYQIVGEDEADIKQGKLSVGSPIARALIAKEEGDVVIVKTPGGVIEYEIVEVSHL